A single genomic interval of Oncorhynchus gorbuscha isolate QuinsamMale2020 ecotype Even-year linkage group LG25, OgorEven_v1.0, whole genome shotgun sequence harbors:
- the kdm6ba gene encoding lysine-specific demethylase 6B isoform X3: MRTAPVPARGRGALSRFHTQAYRGSLAQEGTPCPHSSSSPRPTTPLLHPNLLSGTPCTRRVAPPRAQPERKNGSPEFQESVKSCMGGYTYKPPAPSPISPPLTSSPGGYPQRHSGPHPPHKPSFSPQALNQPPHNNPHSSHPQYPKQPAPPRMGMEPRGGPPTPQRGPTTGGRGVNNHPPPHHHQPPARGDRDSREPPQPSPANHTGVPYSQNPHFQPHPGLGHTAPNPPASSTAVPQQHNPSPSHHEAWRPQGPGQGRPQNNHPLESGHYRAGLVPQGQQNQAGENRGPASLQHHQHPHISSPQVPTRTPVIISTPQALCSQSQNNRYNNSSSITGPALSTVITAPPAVCSANSTCRRGRETMSLPHQSSAASQLERDPERSPIHPMLHPGYQGAHAGTANHPHRAPPRPQQQQFPSQHHQQSVQGKSYYGRSDPDGTPASSSSSSSSSFSGHQRAGESVITSRGSHPSPLTQTEVTSSPLHRPMPVPQPHTVSSAPQPASSPSYSRLRAQPAPQATTTSSAKGYLHSRPQPPPPSAPQSMEEALDKLDAELQGHMQAEERREREQEERKRREWEREQEERKRREREQEERKRREWEREQEERKRRELERVEEEKKRREWEKEQEERKRRDLVREREEEERKRRTELMKEEERRKVEEEMSRSNKRREESAIQSLERLLSGNSSAPPPPRLSTVSSFVPPTPSQSSSSPPYPWLSRGGAPSCPPGQAPPPPAPLEMSRPPPLTPQTEYAREKQRQREMWGETPPSSLHTSNVTTGNNALTSSGPFYPNHPSNKTLTQGAPPRPSKDTPHPKENDSQQTRGGAMGAVDPLHTSSTVTLREPPKLFQAFPRDSLSSRPSTSRISSSTSSTGGLPNKRMPSGGLGSLGCSTSSSNSGDSDSAQFEEEPLELSTLLPDGLANIMAMLDESIKKEEESLYCSDRNGARETIINAFSAMPPAKSYLCAPDLIPAPNQQPQDDFVGTNVHASPPVLSRQGSLASPCSRTSSINEEDEEGCLALKPALELHEPAVPLNSDPQSGTNYSHSDLAKLYGLPEPVKSEGDDEDEEDESETPSSSPPPPQRPHLHQTGVSSTFKSQAALENQKYAYRGGPFGRPPPSALGGLKYSSSLSLGPDIQQQQNSTSPTSDSTNHPGFTPSTAPPLKTRPHSPSSWEAKRQVNIKMEEPDIWRDGREAMEKRLHSTRVESKCYNSTQPIKMEPKEEATLTTISESSLAELGRSCEVLLTRHSSSLPRKNPSDRTKTELKHEARHHKPERERDRHREKERKPGRSKKHGERKEGKKKPREKRDEMSSSSSSSSHSSSSSSSSKRHRHKEKKDHRRILGNLDLQRKEIREKDRGRVRADTRRKEAGSTSEGETSEWASRSRSERSSGVMSASQDRGAGSTLQGSAADFMKLKALSDGPPKELKALSDGPPKELKALSDGPPKELKIRLIKVESGDRETFIASEVEEKRTPLEEISIENTAAEVIRACKGARVKGKFRESYLLPAFSVKPLFTTEPLPRDKLNPPTPSIYLESKRDALSPVLLQFCTDPKNPVTVIRGLAGSLRLNLGLFSTKSLVDANSEHAVEVRTQVQQPADENWDPSGTGQTWPCESSRSHTTIAKYAQYQASSFQESLQEEKGSDEEAEEDEEEQEKTSKETSPETPSKEPTSKDATSTEQKPVGKIIKFGTNIDLSDPKRWKAQLQELQKLPAFMRVASSGNMLSHVGHTILGMNTVQLYMKVPGSRTPGHQENNNFCSVNINIGPGDCEWFSVHENYWPAIDDFCEKHGVDYLTGSWWPVLEDLYRSNIPVYRFIQRPGDLVWINAGTVHWVQAVGWCNNIAWNVGPLNSYQYQLALERFEWNEVKKVKSIVPMIHVSWNVARTVKVTDPDTYKMIKHCLLQSIKHIQVLRDQLVAAGKKISYQSRVKDEPAYYCNECDVEVFDLLFVTSESGSRKTYVVHCEDCARQRNPSLSNNVVVLEQYRMEELMSTYDAFSLTAAPSTR, translated from the exons ATGAGGACTGCCCCAGTCCCagcaagaggaagaggagctctGAGCAG GTTCCACACCCAGGCATACAGAGGTTCTCTGGCCCAGGAGGGCACCCCCTGCCcccacagcagcagcagccccCGTCCCActacccccctcctccacccAAACCTGCTTTCTGGAACCCCATGCACAAGGCGAGTGGCGCCCCCCCGGGCCCAGCCCGAACGCAAGAACGGTTCCCCTGAGTTCCAG GAGTCAGTCAAGTCCTGCATGGGCGGCTACACCTACAAACCTCCTGCCCCCTCGCCCATCTCCccacccctcacctcctccccggGAGGCTACCCTCAGAGGCACAGCGGGCCCCACCCACCCCACAAGCCCTCATTCTCACCTCAGGCCCTCAATCAACCCCCCCACAACAACCCCCACAGCTCTCACCCGCAATACCCTAAACAACCAGCCCCGCCCCGCATGGGGATGGAGCCCAGGGGAGGTCCTCCTACCCCCCAGAGAGGCCCTACCACTGGGGGTAGGGGAGTCAACAACCATCCACCTCCTCACCACCACCAACCTCCAGCAAGGGGGGACAGGGACAGTAGGGAGCCCCCCCAACCCTCACCAGCAAACCACACCGGCGTGCCTTACAGCCAGAACCCCCACTTCCAGCCCCACCCCGGGCTGGGCCACACTGCCCCCAACCCCCCTGCCAGCAGCACAGCAGTACCTCAGCAGCACAACCCCAGTCCCTCCCACCACGAGGCCTGGAGGCCCCAGGGACCGGGGCAGGGCAGGCCACAAAACAACCACCCCCTG gAGTCGGGTCACTACAGGGCAGGGCTGGTACCTCAGGGGCAGCAGAACCAGGCTGGGGAGAACCGGGGTCCCGCGTCCCTCCAACACCATCAGCACCCCCACATCAGCTCCCCTCAGGTTCCAACCAGAACCCCCGTCATCATCTCCACCCCCCAGGCCCTCTGCTCACAGTCCCAAAACAACCGCtacaacaacagtagtagtatTACTGGACCTGCACTCTCCACTGTGATCACAGCACCACCTGCTGTGTGTTCTGCTAACAGCACCTgtaggagaggcagggagactatGTCACTGCCCCACCAGTCCTCAGCTGCGTCTCAGCtggagagagacccagagaggagCCCCATCCACCCCATGCTGCACCCAGGGTATCAGGGAGCCCACGCGGGCACTGCCAACCACCCACACCGGGCGCCACCCAGGCCCCAGCAGCAGCAGTTCCCTAGCCAGCACCACCAACAGTCTGTCCAGGGGAAGTCTTACTATGGACGGTCTGATCCGGATGGAACTCCggcctcctcttcatcctcctcctcttcgtcaTTCTCAGGACAccagagggcaggggagagcgtCATCACCAGCAGGGGGTCTCACCCCAGCCCCCTCACCCAGACTGAGGTCACTAGCTCGCCCCTGCACCGCCCCATGCCCGTCCCACAACCCCACACTGTCAGCTCTGCCCCCCAGCCAGCCTCCAGCCCCTCCTACTCCAGACTCCGTGCCCAGCCTGCCCCCCAggctaccaccacctcctcagcCAAGGGGTATCTACATTCTCGACCCCAGCCACCTCCACCCTCAGCCCCCCAGTCCATGGAGGAGGCTCTGGATAAACTGGATGCTGAGCTCCAGGGTCATATGCAGgccgaggagaggagggagagggagcaggaagagaggaagaggagggagtgggagagagagcaggaagagcggaagaggagggagagggagcaggaagagaggaagaggagggagtgggagagagagcaggaagagcgGAAGAGGAGGGAgttggagagagtggaagaggagaagaaaagaagGGAATGGGAAAAAGAgcaagaggaaaggaagaggagggatTTGGTGAGGGaacgagaggaagaggagaggaagaggaggactgagttgatgaaagaggaggagaggaggaaggtggaggaggagatgagCCGGAGTAATAAAAGAAGAGAGGAGTCTGCCATCCAGAGTCTGGAGAGACTCCTGTCCGGCAactcctctgctcctccacctcctcgcCTGTCCACCGTCTCCTCCTTTGTCCCACCCACCCCCAGCCAGTCATCCTCCTCGCCCCCCTATCCCTGGCTGAGCCGGGGCGGGGCTCCCTCTTGTCCCCCAGGCCAGGCACCACCACCTCCCGCTCCCCTGGAGATGTCACGGCCGCCCCCTCTCACCCCCCAGACGGAGTACGCCAGGgagaagcagaggcagagagagatgtggggtgaAACCCCCCCCTCATCATTACACACTAGTAACGTCACCACAGGGAACAACGCCCTGACCTCGTCGGGGCCCTTTTACCCCAACCACCCCTCAAATAAGACCTTGACACAAGGTGCCCCCCCCCGCCCATCCAAAGACACCCCCCATCCCAAGGAGAACGATAGTCAGCAGACCCGAGGGGGAGCGATGGGCGCTGTGGATCCCCTCCACACCTCCAGCACGGTCACCCTCCGAGAGCCCCCCAAACTCTTCCAGGCATTCCCCAGGGATAGCCTTTCGTCTAGGCCCAGCACCTCCAGGATCAGCAGCAGCACGTCCAGCACAGGGGGCCTCCCCAACAAGCGCATGCCCAGCGGAGGCCTAGGCAGCCTGGGTTgcagcaccagcagcagtaaCAGCGGCGACTCCGACAGCGCCCAGTTTGAGGAGGAACCCTTGGAGCTCTCAACGTTACTCCCGGATGGTCTGGCCAACATCATGGCCATGCTGGATGAGTCCATCAAGAAAGAGGAGGAATCTCTGTACTGCAGCGACCGAAACGGTGCTAGGGAGACCATCATAAATGCCTTCTCTGCTATGCCGCCGGCCAAGAGCTATCTGTGCGCCCCGGACCTCATCCCAGCGCCCAATCAGCAACCGCAGGACGACTTTGTTGGGACGAACGTCCACGCCAGCCCCCCTGTACTGAGCCGACAGGGCTCCCTGGCCTCCCCCTGCAGCCGGACCTCCTCCATCAACGAGGAAGACGAGGAGGGTTGTCTCGCCCTGAAACCCGCTTTGGAGCTCCACGAGCCAGCCGTCCCGCTCAACTCCGACCCCCAGTCAGGGACTAACTACAGCCACAGCGATCTGGCTAAACTCTACGGTCTCCCGGAACCTGTGAAGAGCGAGGGTGATGACGAGGACGAGGAAGATGAGTCGGAGACCCCGTCCAGTTCCCCTCCCCCGCCCCAGAGGCCCCACCTCCACCAGACGGGGGTGAGCAGCACCTTCAAGTCTCAGGCCGCCCTGGAGAACCAGAAGTACGCCTACCGAGGAGGTCCGTTTGGCCGCCCGCCCCCCTCTGCTCTGGGGGGACTGAagtactcctcctccctctctctgggtcccGACATCCAACAGCAGCAGAATAGCACCTCCCCCACCTCGGATTCCACGAATCACCCAGGCTTCACGCCGTCTACGGCCCCTCCCCTAAAGACCCGCCCACACTCCCCCTCCAGCTGGGAGGCAAAGAGACAGGTCAATATCAAGATGGAGGAGCCTGATAtctggagagatgggagagaggccATGGAGAAGAGGCTCCATTCCACGAGGGTGGAGTCCAAGTGTTATAACTCTACACAACCCATCAAGATGGAGCCCAAGGAAGAGGCCACGCTTACAACCATCTCTGAGTCTTCTCTGGCCGAGCTGGGCCGAAGCTGTGAGGTTCTCCTGACCCGACACTCCAGCTCCCTCCCCAGAAAGAACCCCTCCGACAGGACCAAGACTGAGCTCAAACATGAAGCCAGGCACCACAAGCCCGAGAGAGAGCGGGACCGACaccgagagaaggagaggaaacccGGCCGGAGCAAGAAGCacggggagaggaaagaggggaagaaaAAGCCGAGGGAGAAACGAGACGagatgtcctcctcctcctcttcgtcctctcactcctcctcctccagttccaGTTCGAAGCGGCACAGGCACAAGGAGAAGAAGGACCACCGGCGGATCCTCGGGAACCTGGACCTTCAGCGCAAGGAGATCCGGGAGAAGGACCGCGGCCGCGTTCGCGCCGACACGAGGAGGAAGGAGGCTGGGTCCACCAGCGAAGGTGAAACCTCCGAATGGGCGTCCCGTAGTCGAAGTGAAAGAAGTTCAGGAGTCATGTCCGcttctcaggacagaggggctgGATCAACGCTGCAGGGTTCAGCTGCTGACTTCATGAAGCTGAAGGCCCTGTCGGACGGGCCGCCCAAGGAGCTGAAGGCCCTGTCGGACGGGCCGCCCAAGGAGCTGAAGGCCCTGTCGGACGGGCCGCCCAAGGAGCTGAAGATCAGGCTGATCAAGGTGGAGAGCGGCGACCGAGAGACGTTCATCGCCTCTGAGGTGGAGGAGAAGCGGACACCGCTGGAGGAGATCAGCATCGAGAACACCGCCGCAGAGGTCATCAGGGCCTGCAA gGGTGCGAGGGTGAAGGGGAAGTTCAGAGAGTCCTACCTGCTCCCTGCGTTCTCTGTCAAGCCGCTATTTACTACAGAGCCCCTCCCACGGGATAAACTCAACCCCCCCACGCCCAGCATCTAT tTGGAGAGTAAGAGAGATGCCCTCTCCCCAGTACTACTGCAGTTCTGTACAGACCCCAagaaccctgttactgtcatcaGAGGACTGGCCGGGTCCCTACGACTCA aCCTGGGTCTGTTCTCCACGAAGTCTCTGGTGGATGCTAACTCTGAGCATGCTGTGGAGGTGAGGACCCAGGTACAGCAGCCTGCTGATGAGAACTGGGACCCCAGCGGCACAGGGCAGACCTGGCCCTGCGAGAGCAGCCGCTCACACACCACCATCGCCAAGTACGCCCAGTACCAGGCCTCATCCTTCCAGGAGAGTCTGCAG gaggagaagggtagtgaTGAAGAGgctgaggaagatgaggaagaacaggagaaGACGAGTAAGGAGACCAGCCCTGAGACGCCTAGCAAAGAACCCACAAGTAAAGATGCTACAAGTACTGAACAGAAACCAGTGGGGAAGATAATAAAGTTTGGCACCAACATTGACCTGTCAGACCCCAAGAG GTGGAAGGCCCAGCTGCAGGAGCTCCAGAAGCTTCCGGCCTTCATGCGCGTGGCGTCCAGCGGCAACATGCTGAGCCACGTCGGTCACACCATCCTGGGCATGAACACTGTCCAGCTCTACATGAAGGTCCCCGGGAGCCGCACGCCTGGCCACCAGGAGAACAACAACTTCTGCTCTGTCAACATCAACATTGGGCCTGGGGACTGCGAGTGGTTCTCCGTGCACGAAAACTACTGGCCGGCCATCGACGACTTCTGTGAAAA gCACGGAGTAGACTACCTGACCGGTTCCTGGTGGCCTGTTCTAGAGGACCTGTACCGATCCAACATCCCCGTGTACCGCTTCATTCAGAGGCCCGGGGACCTGGTGTGGATCAACGCCGGGACCGTCCACTGGGTCCAGGCTGTGGGCTGGTGCAACAACATCGCCTGGAACGTGGGCCCACTCAACT CCTACCAGTACCAGCTGGCCCTGGAGAGGTTTGAGTGGAACGAGGTCAAGAAGGTCAAGTCCATTGTCCCCATGATCCACGTGTCCTGGAACGTGGCCCGCACCGTCAAGGTCACCGACCCCGACACATACAAGATGATCAA GCACTGCCTCCTGCAGTCCATCAAGCACATCCAGGTTCTGCGAGACCAGCTGGTAGCAGCAGGGAAGAAGATCTCCTACCAGAGCCGAGTGAAGGACGAACCAGCTTACTACTGCAACGAGTGTGAT GTGGAGGTGTTTGACCTGCTGTTCGTGACGTCTGAGAGTGGCAGCAGGAAGACCTATGTGGTCCACTGTGAGGACTGTGCCCGCCAGAGAAACCCCAGCCTCTCCAACAACGTAGTGGTGTTGGAGCAGTACCGCATGGAGGAGCTAATGAGTACCTACGACGCATTCAGCctg actGCAGCTCCTAGTACACGGTGA